In one Candidatus Rhabdochlamydia sp. T3358 genomic region, the following are encoded:
- a CDS encoding phosphatase PAP2 family protein, protein MTTSYKLKSLFLLQTLLALLLASLLWPQAAIYWQRLDIAFFKLINQSLLDSHYWQMFWACANHKYADWLEDLCILVFFTIWIQKSPSSLRKIRIAQLLFCVLYIAFILFFVNRMIFRDLICIPRPSPSLVVENSVMLSQEIPWMKIKDVSKTSFPGDHATTALLFAASFSYLAGWRFAIMAWIYAGFLCMPRLITGAHWLSDVIVGSGGIALFFLSIAFCTPLANSISSCLVRIFNKKQTANN, encoded by the coding sequence ATGACCACCTCATATAAACTTAAATCGCTTTTTCTTTTACAAACTCTTCTGGCACTTTTACTGGCGAGTTTATTATGGCCCCAAGCAGCTATCTATTGGCAAAGGCTAGATATTGCATTTTTTAAACTGATCAATCAGTCTCTATTAGATAGTCACTATTGGCAAATGTTTTGGGCTTGTGCAAATCACAAATATGCAGACTGGTTAGAAGACTTGTGCATATTGGTATTTTTTACTATATGGATACAAAAATCTCCTTCTTCTTTACGTAAAATACGGATCGCACAGTTGCTCTTTTGCGTTTTATACATTGCGTTTATCCTTTTCTTTGTAAATCGGATGATTTTTCGGGATCTTATTTGTATACCAAGGCCCAGCCCTTCTTTAGTGGTCGAAAATAGCGTGATGCTATCACAGGAAATCCCTTGGATGAAAATCAAAGACGTGTCTAAAACAAGTTTCCCAGGAGACCATGCCACAACAGCCTTGCTTTTTGCTGCTAGTTTCTCTTATTTGGCTGGCTGGCGTTTTGCCATTATGGCTTGGATCTATGCTGGTTTTCTTTGTATGCCTAGATTAATTACAGGTGCTCATTGGCTCTCTGATGTAATTGTAGGTAGTGGTGGGATTGCTTTATTTTTCTTAAGCATTGCCTTCTGCACCCCACTAGCTAATAGCATAAGCTCTTGCCTTGTGCGTATATTTAATAAAAAGCAGACAGCAAATAACTAA
- the ftsH gene encoding ATP-dependent zinc metalloprotease FtsH translates to MNNDNLKPESSPKKGLPGGFFILLLAAVLVILTIQNLHDDKAAKVSFSYQVEHLVNLDLIQKDESRKAALNDNLVTFTGRFKDKQSDEAKSHYRYLELLYLNHELSGKKEELASGIGQSKKLVEESAELLLRLSGQPTPKEGYIVIDPIYNTPNENHSVVIKSVSNQGLISLNDLEKTFPVLSRETNPAETATFGKDLLTLIERFRSPSLGIGNETMKQQLKELYQEVNQASSLTPQEQISIYRGALTSLDQLVSELNQEQQNVRLLQLRSVRNYKIQLEEYANVLSLLEKNEAQFEKSRQNVANVTWYFNNQELSTRMLEKQDPEIYAHWFSQAKQEWDNFGVNKGAVFKAPDQPRNLVLEKTFKSEEPSPNYFSYILTILPVVLVVAVLYFIFSRQMKGVGTNAMNFGKSPARLLTKDKNKFTFKDVAGCEEAKEELQEIVDFLKEPGKFTALGARIPKGVLMVGAPGTGKTLIAKAVAGEADRPFFFISGSDFVEMFVGVGASRIRDLFDQAKKSAPCIIFIDEIDAVGRHRGSGIGGGHDEREQTLNQLLVEMDGFDTNEGVILIAATNRPDVLDKALLRPGRFDRRIVIDLPDIKGRYEILKVHARKIKLDPTVDLMNIARNTPGSSGADLANILNEAALLSARKGRYAVTAADAAEACDKVRYGKERRSLEISQNEKKTTAYHEAGHTAVALFVKHSDPVDKVTIIPRGLSLGATHFMPKKNKLSYWKKELLDELAVLMGGRIAEEIFIGDISSGAQMDISQATKLARRMVCAWGMNEKLGTVAYDEGSDNGQYIGVPNYHEKSYSEATAEAIDEEVKKILHEANAKATQIISEKREGLQRLAEALVEYETVSGEEARAIIDGTFDIEKKKQSLEEEKQQKKAPPPPQPSSDRTFPISDSPSSQQI, encoded by the coding sequence ATGAATAATGACAATTTAAAACCAGAGTCTAGTCCTAAAAAAGGCTTGCCAGGGGGCTTTTTTATTCTGCTGTTAGCAGCCGTCTTGGTGATTTTGACCATTCAAAATTTACATGATGATAAAGCTGCTAAGGTTTCTTTTAGTTACCAGGTAGAGCATCTTGTGAATTTGGATTTGATCCAAAAAGACGAAAGCCGCAAAGCAGCATTAAACGATAATTTAGTAACCTTTACTGGAAGGTTTAAAGATAAACAAAGCGATGAAGCAAAAAGTCATTATCGTTATCTTGAGCTTCTTTACTTAAATCACGAACTTAGCGGGAAAAAAGAAGAACTTGCTTCTGGAATTGGTCAATCAAAAAAATTAGTAGAAGAATCAGCGGAACTATTACTTCGCTTAAGTGGACAACCGACCCCCAAAGAGGGATATATTGTCATAGACCCTATTTATAATACTCCAAATGAAAACCATAGCGTTGTTATTAAATCTGTTTCTAATCAAGGATTGATAAGTCTTAATGATCTAGAAAAAACATTTCCTGTGCTCTCTCGAGAAACAAATCCTGCGGAAACCGCTACTTTTGGTAAGGACTTACTAACCTTAATTGAGAGGTTTCGTTCTCCATCTCTTGGTATTGGTAATGAAACGATGAAACAGCAGCTTAAAGAGCTCTATCAAGAAGTCAACCAGGCTTCTTCTTTAACTCCACAAGAGCAGATTTCCATTTATCGAGGCGCGCTTACTTCATTAGATCAGCTTGTCTCAGAGCTCAATCAAGAACAACAAAATGTACGTTTATTGCAATTAAGAAGTGTACGTAACTATAAGATCCAGTTGGAAGAATATGCAAATGTGCTTTCTCTATTAGAGAAAAATGAGGCACAATTTGAAAAATCTAGACAAAACGTTGCGAATGTCACTTGGTATTTTAATAACCAAGAGTTGTCTACTCGAATGTTAGAAAAACAAGATCCTGAAATATATGCTCATTGGTTTTCTCAGGCCAAACAGGAATGGGATAACTTTGGAGTGAATAAGGGGGCTGTATTTAAAGCTCCAGACCAACCTCGTAATCTTGTATTGGAAAAAACATTTAAAAGCGAAGAACCTTCTCCTAATTACTTTAGCTATATTTTAACAATTCTACCAGTAGTACTTGTTGTTGCTGTATTGTATTTTATCTTTTCTCGTCAGATGAAAGGAGTAGGGACAAACGCCATGAATTTCGGTAAGTCACCCGCTCGTCTTTTAACTAAAGATAAGAATAAATTTACTTTTAAAGATGTAGCTGGTTGCGAAGAGGCTAAGGAAGAATTACAAGAAATTGTTGATTTTTTAAAAGAACCTGGCAAATTTACCGCCTTAGGAGCACGTATTCCTAAAGGGGTTTTAATGGTAGGAGCCCCTGGAACAGGGAAAACTTTAATAGCTAAAGCTGTTGCAGGCGAAGCCGATCGTCCTTTTTTCTTTATTTCAGGCTCTGATTTTGTGGAAATGTTTGTCGGTGTGGGCGCAAGCCGAATTCGAGATCTCTTTGATCAAGCTAAAAAAAGCGCTCCTTGTATTATTTTTATCGATGAAATTGATGCTGTGGGACGCCATCGCGGCTCTGGAATCGGTGGTGGACATGATGAAAGAGAACAAACGCTCAATCAGCTTCTTGTCGAAATGGATGGATTTGATACGAATGAAGGGGTCATTTTAATTGCTGCAACCAATCGCCCCGATGTATTAGACAAAGCGCTATTGCGCCCTGGTCGTTTTGATCGAAGGATTGTGATCGATCTTCCTGATATTAAAGGTAGATATGAAATTTTAAAGGTACATGCCCGTAAAATTAAATTGGATCCTACTGTGGATCTCATGAATATTGCTCGTAATACACCGGGCTCATCGGGTGCTGATCTAGCAAATATCTTAAATGAAGCAGCTTTATTATCAGCGCGTAAAGGTCGTTATGCAGTTACAGCAGCTGATGCTGCAGAAGCTTGTGATAAAGTGCGTTATGGAAAAGAACGCAGAAGCTTGGAAATTTCTCAAAATGAAAAGAAAACCACAGCTTATCATGAAGCAGGGCATACCGCAGTTGCTCTTTTTGTCAAACACTCAGATCCTGTAGACAAAGTTACCATTATTCCTAGAGGTTTGTCTCTTGGTGCTACGCACTTTATGCCTAAGAAGAATAAACTAAGTTATTGGAAAAAAGAGCTCCTTGATGAACTTGCTGTACTTATGGGAGGGCGTATTGCGGAAGAGATCTTTATTGGAGATATCTCAAGTGGTGCGCAGATGGATATTTCACAAGCTACAAAGCTTGCCCGTCGTATGGTGTGTGCATGGGGAATGAATGAGAAATTAGGTACTGTTGCTTATGACGAAGGATCTGATAATGGGCAGTATATAGGAGTACCTAACTACCATGAAAAGAGCTATTCTGAAGCAACAGCAGAAGCTATTGATGAAGAAGTGAAAAAGATTCTTCATGAAGCAAATGCAAAGGCAACGCAAATTATTTCAGAGAAGCGAGAGGGCCTGCAAAGACTTGCAGAAGCTTTAGTGGAATATGAAACCGTAAGCGGTGAGGAAGCCCGTGCTATCATTGATGGAACTTTTGACATTGAAAAAAAGAAACAAAGTCTAGAAGAAGAAAAACAGCAGAAAAAAGCACCTCCACCTCCACAACCATCCTCTGATCGGACCTTCCCGATTAGCGATAGTCCTTCTTCTCAGCAGATTTAA
- a CDS encoding LptF/LptG family permease, producing MPILWRYLLRNYFQVFFLCVSAFISVLLVLRFQEIARFITSEASFTRITLFSLYQIPYILPIAIPISCLISSILLFQKLSYHQEITALRTIGLSLQKIVIPILSSGFLLVLLNAMIAFELAPICRSKARMLIYETVTSNPLFILQKQSPVKLKNMYIDLQVSRGAKSAEDVIIALKNSSNHRLSLFSFKKLFLVDEELEGNTISYISSFDSKQEYGFDHLMIENQDHMKIKAIQLGQFMQHTNWLSHHDYLTLRMLLAKESLETHSKMSKKILIEIAKRISISFAAFTFTLIGTCLGLQIGRNQSKKKALWAIFLAAFFMLCFIIAKSMYPNALLAISLLLIPHPLIAWASYRQLKLVAKGIE from the coding sequence ATGCCCATTTTATGGCGCTATTTATTGCGCAATTACTTCCAGGTTTTCTTCCTTTGCGTAAGTGCATTTATTAGTGTCTTACTTGTACTTCGCTTTCAAGAAATTGCTAGGTTTATCACATCTGAAGCTTCTTTTACCAGGATTACTCTATTCTCTCTATATCAAATCCCTTATATTTTGCCGATTGCCATTCCTATATCCTGTCTGATCTCTTCTATTTTGCTTTTTCAAAAGCTTAGTTATCATCAAGAAATTACTGCTCTACGCACAATTGGTCTTAGTCTACAAAAAATTGTAATTCCTATTTTATCCTCAGGATTCTTACTGGTTTTGCTCAATGCTATGATTGCTTTTGAATTAGCTCCTATTTGCCGCAGCAAAGCAAGGATGCTCATCTACGAAACAGTGACTTCTAACCCTTTATTTATTTTACAAAAACAAAGCCCTGTCAAACTTAAAAATATGTATATAGACCTGCAGGTCTCAAGGGGGGCTAAGTCTGCAGAGGATGTTATTATTGCTCTTAAAAACAGCTCTAACCATCGCCTTAGCTTGTTTTCTTTTAAAAAGCTCTTTTTAGTTGATGAAGAATTAGAAGGAAATACAATCTCTTATATTTCTTCTTTTGATTCCAAACAAGAATACGGTTTCGATCATCTTATGATTGAAAATCAAGATCATATGAAAATAAAAGCCATTCAGCTCGGTCAATTTATGCAGCATACCAACTGGCTATCTCATCACGATTATCTAACATTGCGTATGCTCCTTGCAAAAGAGAGCTTAGAAACGCATTCTAAAATGTCTAAGAAAATACTCATTGAAATAGCTAAGCGGATTTCCATCTCTTTTGCTGCATTTACCTTTACGTTGATTGGCACTTGCCTAGGTTTGCAGATTGGTCGCAATCAATCCAAGAAAAAAGCACTGTGGGCTATTTTCTTAGCAGCTTTTTTTATGCTATGTTTTATTATTGCTAAATCCATGTATCCTAATGCACTCCTAGCTATTAGCCTATTACTCATCCCCCACCCTTTAATAGCTTGGGCTAGTTATAGACAGCTAAAATTGGTTGCTAAAGGAATTGAATAA
- the tilS gene encoding tRNA lysidine(34) synthetase TilS, producing MLKVKDPLLKTVKDFLKSKNVSSQPILMGYSGGCDSKALLYLILECSLLFKFPLYVAHIDHGWREESAKQAKVLQKEVEKLGVHFYLKVLHFEDFEKKNLEQQGREKRLQFFKELYQKLDCQALLLAHHAEDQAEVVLKRICEGAHLTSLRGMQLDMRLKEMRIWRPLLPVSKKTLRSWLEKRALVPIEDPTNENSQFLRARMRKEIFPELSRLFGKEIAGNLCKLGRQAQEIDNYFYQKNLILFATQKEDDSKVEWDLNPFLPLDKVELYYAVKQWLRVQKVTLSSSLMDIIIECVVKNKTKELLYKKKLLKIDLGRLVLIKNSIKK from the coding sequence ATGTTAAAGGTAAAGGACCCGTTGCTTAAAACGGTAAAAGATTTTCTAAAATCAAAAAATGTATCTAGCCAGCCTATTTTAATGGGCTATTCAGGAGGGTGCGATTCTAAAGCGTTGCTTTACTTAATCTTAGAGTGTTCTTTGCTATTCAAATTTCCCCTGTATGTGGCTCATATTGATCATGGATGGAGAGAAGAGAGTGCTAAACAAGCTAAAGTACTACAAAAAGAAGTAGAGAAACTTGGGGTGCATTTTTACTTAAAAGTTTTGCATTTTGAAGATTTTGAAAAAAAAAATCTAGAGCAACAGGGCAGGGAGAAAAGATTGCAGTTTTTTAAAGAGCTTTACCAAAAATTAGATTGCCAAGCTCTTTTGTTAGCTCATCATGCAGAAGATCAAGCAGAGGTTGTTTTAAAAAGAATATGTGAAGGAGCTCATCTTACTTCACTTCGTGGGATGCAACTAGATATGAGATTAAAAGAAATGCGTATTTGGCGCCCTCTGCTCCCAGTTTCTAAAAAAACCCTTCGTAGTTGGTTGGAAAAAAGAGCTCTTGTTCCTATAGAAGACCCTACAAATGAGAACTCTCAGTTTTTAAGGGCAAGAATGCGCAAAGAGATCTTCCCAGAATTAAGTCGGCTTTTTGGCAAGGAAATTGCTGGAAATCTTTGTAAATTAGGAAGACAAGCGCAAGAAATAGACAACTATTTTTATCAAAAAAATCTTATCCTATTTGCCACCCAAAAAGAAGATGATAGCAAGGTAGAATGGGATTTAAATCCCTTTCTACCTTTAGATAAAGTGGAGCTATATTATGCTGTTAAACAATGGTTGCGAGTGCAGAAAGTGACATTATCTAGTTCTCTTATGGATATAATCATTGAATGTGTAGTAAAAAATAAGACTAAAGAGCTTCTTTATAAGAAAAAACTATTAAAAATTGATTTGGGAAGGCTTGTTTTAATAAAAAATAGTATAAAAAAATAG
- a CDS encoding LptF/LptG family permease, protein MHMKIWQRYLIREIVSFFFLFLGCFYSIYALIDYSLHMQDFMQDTRINFSHIFLYYLFEFIKRADLLIPLAVLITTIKVLFALNIRGELVALRASGLSLKVILRPFFYLAIALALFNYMSNEWILPSSLTFVDQFQEQHWKPSSKDNHLYTLSLSDQSKLIYQTKDLQKQLLNDVFWIRSADEIWRMKSLCYDLKQPIGFFADQLKRNNKGYFEKVESFEEYPFTLFSKGLLENYKIPISLENQKISTLFKDLVQKRLSPYEYPIALSYFLLKITMPFLSLLVVLAIAPFCISHRRCFPVFLTYALALFGFIAFFTLLDAAVILSENETISAFYAILLPFCICFSLFSYRYFKRVQ, encoded by the coding sequence ATGCATATGAAAATTTGGCAACGCTATCTCATCCGAGAAATAGTGAGTTTTTTCTTTCTTTTTTTAGGCTGCTTTTACTCTATCTACGCATTAATAGACTATTCCCTACACATGCAAGACTTTATGCAAGATACAAGAATCAATTTTTCTCATATCTTTTTATATTATCTATTTGAGTTCATTAAAAGAGCTGACTTATTGATTCCACTAGCTGTTTTAATCACTACAATTAAGGTGCTATTTGCACTAAATATAAGAGGAGAATTAGTGGCTCTAAGGGCTTCTGGTTTATCTTTAAAAGTGATTTTACGCCCTTTTTTTTATCTAGCTATTGCTCTAGCTCTTTTTAATTATATGAGTAATGAATGGATACTTCCTTCTAGTTTAACTTTTGTCGATCAATTCCAAGAACAGCACTGGAAACCCTCTTCTAAAGACAACCATCTTTACACGTTATCTTTATCTGACCAATCCAAGCTCATTTATCAGACTAAAGATCTTCAAAAACAATTATTAAATGATGTATTTTGGATTCGCAGTGCTGATGAAATTTGGCGCATGAAATCCCTTTGCTATGATCTAAAACAACCCATAGGTTTTTTTGCAGACCAGCTTAAGCGAAATAATAAAGGATATTTTGAAAAAGTAGAATCTTTTGAAGAGTACCCTTTTACCCTATTTTCTAAGGGCCTTCTAGAAAACTACAAAATACCCATTTCTTTAGAGAACCAAAAGATCAGCACTCTATTCAAAGACTTGGTTCAAAAAAGATTGAGCCCTTATGAATATCCTATAGCTCTTTCTTATTTTTTATTGAAAATTACTATGCCTTTTTTATCTTTATTAGTAGTTCTTGCAATTGCTCCTTTTTGCATAAGTCATAGACGCTGTTTTCCTGTTTTTCTAACCTATGCTTTAGCCCTATTTGGCTTTATCGCTTTTTTTACTCTACTAGATGCAGCTGTAATTTTAAGTGAAAATGAAACCATCTCTGCTTTTTATGCAATCCTTTTGCCTTTTTGCATTTGCTTTAGTCTATTTTCCTACCGATACTTTAAGAGAGTACAATGA